The sequence below is a genomic window from Harpia harpyja isolate bHarHar1 chromosome 3, bHarHar1 primary haplotype, whole genome shotgun sequence.
aaatggaagaaaagcttAGCTCTCACATTAGCCTTAATAGAAGGTCACAGATGAAAGCAGTGCTGCCCCTAAGAGGAAGCAGACACAAATAAGGCTCTCTAAACTGGCTCTCAAAATCACATCTCTTTTTTCAACCCAATGTATACCCTGCAGCTGTGCTCACCAGAGAGTAACTGATGCTTTTAACTTTCTGCATAATAGAAAAGCTTTTGAGGAGCATAATATTACAGCATTCAATTTTTCTAAATCAAACCCCTACAATCacaaaaaagagagggggaaaaacagATACTAAAAGGTACAAGTGGAGATTGTCCGTAAAGCTTTACAGAAGATGGCGGGCAGATGGTAGGGATTTGCAGTGAcacagctgtttttaaaaataaagaggtggaagaggagaggCATGATTACAGCTACACACACATTCCTAAGCCTGTTCacacaagaataaaaattaagctaGCAGCAGGAAATtgaagtttgtattttttttttataatctgaATTGACATTTAGAAACTTTTTGAAATAGTCAGTGGCACCTTCAAGCTTCTTTTCCAACCATTAGTCTTCTAAGTAACTATGAAGTAAAGCTGACAACAGAAATATTAATCTACAATGAGATATTAAAAAGACAATGTCAAAATTACTTTCAGTGCCTCCCAATAGGACACATTTTTGCTGTAAGCCTTACAACATAAAAAGACAATTATATCAAATCATCAAATAAACAACATAAATTATGTTACCTGTTCGAATTTCCTATGAAAGgctttaatttttcactttaGTACTTTTTTTTGAGATGTTATTAGTAGATTGCATAGATAAGCAATGCAAGGAATAGTAAGATGTATGGGGGTTATTGTAGATTTAACAGCACAGGAGGTGAGGCAGGGAAATGCCCAAATTCAATAGGGTGTCAAGCACCAGATATGAATATAGTAAGAATAGAACGTTTCTTAACTAAGCAGTAATTTGtataaaaatacttaatttcagaaagagatctttccctcatttttaatgcatattcTCATATATGTCCCCTATAGCCACATAGAAAGCTTATGTTAGGTAAACACTAAAAAGATTGTTAATCCACAGTGTAAAAGCCTGTCTTCTCCAGAGAATCCAATGAAGCTGTTTCTTGACAGCTTTGTTCACAAAATTAACTCTCTTCCAGTTAAGCTATTCCTAGATCCAAGAAATTTTACATTGAGAGATACCACTGATACCAAAAAGATAATCTTTTGATAATTCTTCGGAGAGTCACCTTTTTCACACTGAATCAGCTCACTTTCTTCCAAGTATTAAAAATGATTTGTCAGTGTAAAGATACTTTTtgctaccttttaaaaaaaaaaaaccaaccacccaatTTTCTGAACATAGGAGCTGGGACCCAACACAAGAAAAAGGTTATCCGGCACCAACccactaaaaacatttttaagcctACCTCCAGAACCACTGGTGCTGGCTCTTCCTACAGCTAGGTATTGAACTGAACAGGCTGTGGGTGAAACCCATTACAAAAATGCGCATATTCCACACACTTACTCCATGATCTCTCCTTTCAGAGTGTCTGGGCTGCTCCCAATCCAAAGACATCAGCAAAGCGATTAGCATAGGTGCTGCCTAGCACACAAACAAACTCAACATCTGaagacatttaaattaattttatttataccagaatttcaaaatcagaaatatttcaaagaaattcaATACTTATAGACAGGTGCTACATTGATGATCTTTCATCCACCATTAGTGCCGTGTTTTCACTCTACAATCATTAACTTGCCACCACAAACTAAGGGGAACTTACagaagtttataaaaaaataggCAGACATGAAAATTTGGTTTATACTGGAATTGGCATAAGAGAGTAAAGCTTATTATCAAATTGTGGCAATTGCTGTATTCCATCACTTGTTCTGAGGGAATGGTACAGCAGAAAAAGACTCTTCCACTCAGGGAAACACTTCGGGTCTAACTGAACATACTCAAAATCCATTTAATGATCTGACTAGGAGTGATTCTTACACTCAAGTCCATATAAATTTaggctttgcatttctgaaatcGCCACAAGCATAAACCTCACCTACTCACCCTGGTCTTGGACCGATTTCCCTTTTTGGAGAAATCAAACCTGCATGTCTATACCTCTTCCAGAATTTACCAAATCAAACAAAGCAACTGCtggttttgaagtatttttttttttttagaagaagaaaaatgccatttctgcACAAGCTACTCtcatgaaaattttatttaacatttctttatCAATAAAATAACTGAAGCCAAGATACCCCAAAGTCACATCTACACGGAGATACACAGAAGATATTCAACTTGAGAGGATTTTCCTCCACTTCTCGATCACAATGAGGCCCTCACCATTTTGCATAATGACAGAAAACAACAGCTGACAAACCATTTTGGAACAGATGCCAGCTGTCTCTCATTTGTTTTATAATTCAAACAGTAACAGTTCTGTAGCactttattgttttgttttgtttttttaaaagcaagccatCTGAATTGGACCTCAcatcagtcagtcagtcagtcatttCAAGAACAAACTGAAGGCAGGCTGATCCTTCTGGATCCAAAACTTGTTTTGGTAGGAATCTTACATAAATACAGTTTGTGCTTCAATTTTATATCTACTTGGACTGAGTGAATATACACCTaagctagtttaaaaaaaaaccacaaaactaacCTTTAATATTCAACTTAGAAGCCACAGACATCTTTCCAGACTGTTTGCAGCAGACACAAACAATAAATTTAAACACAGTACTGCTTAAAAAAGTTTACTGtctaaaatgaaattcaaatggGTTTATTAAAATTTACCATTTTCAGTTTTGgctttttctaaagaaaccatTTATACCTTGTGAAAAATCAGTTAAAAGATCATTTCATTATACTGTACTGAACTCAAGTCAAACATAAAGCACAAAGTAGATCTTTACATTAAACTGGGCTTTGCACACAACGTGAATAATCAGAAATAGACTATTTTGaggaataaaaagatttttttttttatctagacaACATGCATACCATCAGTTACTTCTCAACCTTACAAGGtacctgaaaggagagttttgcaGAACAAAACCAAGACTCATTAATACACTTAGTAAGTCAGTGGTCATCATGCCTTTTTAGTTAAATTCTAGCAAAGTTTAGTCTACATAGAACAGCTAACACAATGAGGTGTGCAAGTCATAGGGATAGCCAGAAGCCTGAAACAAAGTCTTAAAGTTCTACTAGACAAGAGAGCCTAAACACAGTACCACTAGGttatttaaactattaaaaaaaaaaacaaccccaaatattttgaatattatcCGCTTCCTTGTTGAAAAAGGGCTATGGACTGAACATAAAGGGCCCGTATTTAACAGATCCACAGTTCTACTCtaccaactttttaaaataaggtaaTGATAAAGAGCATTCCTTCTAGCAGCATGCACAGTTCAGCTGCAAGTGGCTGCCTAACAGCGCTCCTTTATGCATACCAGAAGAATCATGTCCAGTTTTGCCATTTGTGGATAACGATGACAAGATACAAAAGCATGTGTTTGCCATAAATAGCTCTGGCTAACGGAGGATTGCTCACACAGAGCAGATCAAATTCTCTATAAGGAGAGCATTATTTGGCTCCCAGCCAGAACATGTCCCCGATGCAAGCCTCAGTAGTGGCAAACACTTTCCAGTTCTATTTACATAGAAGCTAACAAGTAGAACAGTTCATTTAGCCTATTTCTTGTACCAAGTCCATCCTAACTGCaacactgaagaaacagaagttatttaCCGGCTTCATATTCTGCATATAACTGTCATTACACATCATCTTACTGAAAAAGATGGCAAGCTGTAAGATTTCGTGCAAGGTTTTACTCTGACATGTAGAACTTTAAGAACATTCAGGTACAAAACACACTGCATACTTAATTACTTCgtatttttatgtttctgacACAAGTGTTTCATGGAACTAATGGTCTCTAGTAGTGGTAGCTTCTTTACTTTTAACAGTAAACTAGGATCAGGTCCTTTATCAAATGATCAGAACAGAGCCACAAAGTATTGTAAAGCAGTGCCTAAATCATGATTAGGAATGAAAAACTTGCATTATTTAAGATGAGATTAATGATTGTTTATCTTTACAATACTTTCCACAGAAGAAGTTATTTGAAATATGCTTAAACATACTTAAAAACTCTATTTTCCAATGAAAACAAGGCAACGTTCTGTAATAAGCCACAAGTTTTATTGCAACGTGGCCAGTTTTTGATCTCGAAAAACAATGTTCCATTTAAGGctctttttaatacagaaattgcCACCATGACTGATGTTTTACAAAACTTTAGTGTTTCAAGACTCACATGGTAAACAAGATAACTTCTACTCCTGTTCAGTAGTGTACATTCAATGGAAAACAAAAGGCATCATAACAGCTACTTCATTTATAAAGATATGCATGTAACAGGAATGAAACTGAGGTACTACAATAATTTGATGACACAGTTACAGCAACTTAATTGGCATTCCTTTGGGGGGAGGGCGGGTCAAACATGTTACAAAAAAGTGCTTTAAATGCATAGTGTTGTGTGCTGCCATGTCACAAAAATAGGCTTGTCAAGGCAGGTGAGGTGTATGAATGCACAAGAGCCTCATGGAACTGCAATCAAGTGCAACTGTAAGTAATACTGTATAGAGTCTACCATCCGACCAGTGGACAATACTTTCAAGGCATTCAATGAGCTTACCCTTTGCTGTCTGCTAGACTATTCACATTAACTATCACATTCATTGTACACGTTGCAAGGAATGCCTGCAACGTCAGTTTTGGCTAAGAGTATGACGTGAAAGCATTCCTTGGATCCTACATAAAACTACCAGGATTAAACAGTCTAATGGCAATCACTGGTAGACTGCTTAACAATGACACCTCCTTCAGGGGCATTAGGGAAGGGACTTATTTTTTTGAGGaaggaaggggacagggagaCTAATACTATTCCAATTGAACGAACTGCAGAAATGGAAGCTCCTTAGATCCAGATGGCACTTGTCTGTCTTTTTATAAGGGTTTTCCTTCAAGTGAAACTACCACATTGCCTCCCAGTTTCTCTCCAAGTGTTGAACGGTCCTTAATATCATCCAAACCATTTACTTGCCACTCATGTTTAATAcctgaaagacagacagacaacaaCGTACTTGTGAGAACCTCGACATCGAAACAGCATTATAATTAATGAGCAAAACATTTTTAGGTCTGTACctgtaaatttctttttaatggcatCTTTAGAGCTTGCGTAGATCATCTTGCTTTTTAAAGGTGCACTTTCAGGAGCCctttaaaggaaagaagaaaaccacaacaaaacagtTATTCAGCCACCCAGCGTTAACTCCAGAACATTCAATTTTAACAGGAGGCTTTGCTTTTACACACCAGAATATAAATACCAGGTCTTCTTTCTTAGATTCCTTTGTCTCATATGTGGCATCATACAAAGCGTATCGGCAATCGTTCAAAGGTAGCAACTTCACAAAGGCTGTATAGGGGTCCTCCACGGTATCTCCAATGTCACCAACCAGTATCTGCTTTGACTCCTCTACAATTATTTGTTTTTTGTCATCACTTAAGCAGAAAAGAAcagctttctttctttttttaatttcttctgggGTTGAAGATTTCCTTACTTTCATGTCATTGAAAACCTTTATGACTTCATCATTCACTGTTACTCCAGAAGCCTGTAAAATGAGATCAAAGGAATAATTTAAACAGCAAAAATTAACACTCACTAGAAAAGGTGATAGCCCGCAGCCGTAGATAAAGAAGTCTGCCTGCCCCTGTAAGAATAAAAATACTATACTCAACCTGAACACATTATCTTCTGTGGAGCAGAAGATATAAAGGAGGTGTAAATTCTGTACTCTCTTGTTGCAGATCTCGGTATCTTCCGCTGTGATTCTGGACAGCAGTTTTATACAACTAGGCACACAACCGTACTACTCAAGTAGTCTTCCACTACCTTATCATGCATTTGGCCtatttgggaggaggaggaggagagccggGGGACGACACACTGGACATCGGAGAGGAGTTTGTAGGTTTGGGTTGGGATGGAGGGTgcgtttttttgtttggtttttttttagcgGAACAAACGCTACAGCAGCAGCTCACATCCAGCACCATCATGACTCTCATTTTGCTGCGTGATGAAAGGCTCTACAAGCagcagaaatgttttctgcattgtGTCAGCTTCAACACCGCGCTTTAAAAACTCCTGAATTCTACTTCGTGCTGCTGCACAAGTACTGCTCGGCTGCTCTTCCTTCATACAAAAATACCAGTTACTATGTGTACAGCTCCCCATAAGGCTCACAAGCCCTTCAAAACCCGAGCCTAAACCCAGCACGAAAACGGAACACCGACAGGGCAAACGGGGTGCTCACggcaaagagaaaataatttcgcAAGCCCCTCTGCGAGCCGGCGAGCCAAACCCATCCGCAGCGCCCTTGCTCTCGGCCCAACAATTCCATCCGAAGAGGCGGGCGCCGCCAGCGCAGGCTCTCCGGGGGAGGCAGGTGCGCGGCTCGCTGGGAGCCGCCGGCTTTGTCCCCGGgggcgcccgccggcccccgctccCGGCTTTGTTCGCGGGGACGGCGTTCGCCCCAGGGGACCGGccgtcccgccgccccccgccccccagccccgctctccGCCACCCTCGCTCCCGCCCCGGCGCTTCCCGCCGGtcgcccccggccgccccgctcctccGCCGGCCGGGGACACCCCCTCGGGCCCgcgcccgggcccgccgccgggccccgggcgggccgcagcagcccctctccccgcGCCCGCCGGCGCCCGgcgcccggccccccgcccctcGCAGCCGCGCACCGACCGGCGCTCGCACGGCCGGGCGATGCCGCAGGGAGCGCTGCGCCGCCCGGCCGGCCCCGaccgccggcccccggccccgccgcggcccgccccgccgcccgctcctgCCCCGCGGCCGCTCCCACCGCCCCTTCCCCCCGCACCCGGCTAAAATTAGACTAAAATGGCCGCCGGaggccgccgcgccgggccgcgccgcgccgggcctgctcagcccggccccgcgccccgccgggccgcgctGCCGCTGCCTCGCCGCCGGCCactcccgccgccctccccgctcggccgcgccgcgccgcccttACCATGGCGCCGggtcccggggcggcggcggctgcctgCGGTGCGGGGCTGCTGCACGCAGgagagcggagcggagcggagcgctGGGGGCGAGGCGGGCGGGGACTCGGGCCGGGCGGGGGATgagccgcggcggccggggagggccGGTCACATGGGCCGCGCCGCCACCAcgtgccgccgggccgggccgcgccgcgccgggccgcccccccgcggggcagggcagggccgggccgggccgggccgggcctgcgggcggcggggcccggccgccctGCCACCCCCtcgcccccgcggcggggcccggcccggcggggcccggcccggcggcgcccGGCCGGTGGCGCGGCGCGGGGAggcgccgccgctgccccgcgggTGCGGCTGGAAGCGCCCAGGCGGCCGCctcggccccgcagcccccggcgtCCCCCCGCTAGGCCGGCCCCAGGCCTACCCCGGCGGGTCGCCGGCCGTCGAGGGGGCGATGCAGCCCCTCGGCCCGGCGCGGAGCAGAAGCAGCCGGTCGGGGCGCGATGGCGGCAGGGCTCCTTCTGGAGCCaggcggggctgccccgagcgCGGCGGCTCCCGGCCCTGCCCCGCACCTCCTGCCCGGCGCCGCTGCCTTTGCCAGGGTGCTTTGCACTGCTCCGGAGTCACGGCCGTGGCGTCGGCCGCCTCTTGACGCTTCAGGGCCGAGCGCCGTCTGTCCGCCTGCACCCCCCGACAAGGCGGCACGGGGGACGTTCTGCGGTTGCTGTGTGCCACAGCTCCTTGTCCTCCGGCGGAACGGGAGCCGTGCTGCTGCCGCGCCTGCCTTGTCTCTGTGGGGAAAGGCCCGGGGGGGGCCTGGCGCAGAGACAGCACCTGTGGTTTTGAAAGAGCTGCTCAGGCGGTGGGGTGGAACACCGCACGCAAGGCGGAAGGAGCAGCATTAAAAGAGGGGAAGGTGACTTACAGGAAAACGAGGAAGGATAACCTTCCCGAGGGTGTTCCACTTGTCCATACTGAGCTGGACAGGGATTCAGGCACAGCACACCAAACATGGAGCATTCTGCCTCTGGCCCATCCAAGTGGACAAGAGGGTTGTCGGTGCTGCGCGGCTTTCTGCTCCCCAGACTGGTGTGCCTGAAAACCAAGAGATCCTAAACATGGAGGATCTCAAAACAGCTGTACGAGGTAGCACGCAGCTGCATCGTGGCCGGTCAGCTGCCTCTCCCCGAAACACCTGAATTGCTAATAGTACCTTGGTGGAAACCAGCAAACTAGAGTTTGTCAgcatgcatgtatatacatacatgcatacatacatatatacatatttcacACTGCATGGCATGagggatgtgggtttttttcccctttctccattACTATATGCTCTTGGCCACCTTGACCGGATGAGCCACTATGTTTCCAATCTCCTATTTGAGTTACATCCCGCCCTCTCTGTATGCAGAATTCAAGACTGAATGGCATGCATCCATATTCAAAATTTGGCCCATCAGCCTTGAAATCGCTAACCTGGAGCTATATTACCCTTCAGCTCCTTACAGCCACCCATTCAGGACTCCCCACCGCCACTGAGCTGAAAACATCAAGAGTATTAGACTCAGCGTTTTTCCAGCTGATGGCCACTTGTTCACTCTTACTGCTTGTTCAGTGCCAGCAGTGTGGGAGCCAGGAAAGAGTACCTTTATTGCGTATTTGCATTTAAAGAGTCAGCCATTACCcaattcagttttcaaatacaGTATGTGCTGCTTTTTGATCAAACAAGCTAGGATAGGTGAAAATTGTTATGGGAATTAATAGCACAAATCCTAAACCGGATAACTCTCAAGACACAGTTTTATGCTTGGCTTAAACCAACATAAGTCCCCGGGAGTGTCTTGACAGCCCCATTTCTGGGCatctgctgctgttgcacagcttcATGGACTGGGGTGGACGTTAAGCGGTTTCAGATCCTCTTTGTCAGGATGGTTTAATGTCTCCCAAAACAGCCTTCCCGACGCTGCAGCATGTCATGGCACGCTGTGCCTGCTCAGTGTCCCAAACGGAGGTCCGCGTCCTTGCAGCCATGCACAATGTCGGGAGGCCGCTGTGGCAAATAGCAGCATGGGGGTTCCTTTGTCTTTGCAAGCAGATGCAGCTGTGCGCGTGTGCAGTACATCCTCCAGTGCCAGTGACCATGGTCGCTGCCACGGGCTCAGCAGGCTTCTTCAACACTTGTACAATACTATGAAACCGCTGTGTGTCATTGCCCTAATCCTGTGCCCTTGCAGTGCATCCTCAGCCACCCACACGGGGCCTCTGCACTGCATATCCCAGGCTTGTAAAACGAAAGGTTGAGAAAGAGTTACCAGCTCCAGAGTTGCACGACTGGGTAGATGCTCCAGGGATGACAACTCCAAGACTGTGCATGACTCACCCTCCGTCTTTACTACCATGGAAACTGAATAATGAATCAGAAGTGCTTGTTATTCTCTTCACCTCCCAAGGTGCATACCTGAGGCACACAGGGCTACCGCTGCACCTCACTGACGGGCACCTGGCAGTTGTCAGAGTACAGAAGAAGCAAGGGCTGAAGAAGGAGTATTTCATGACTTTATAGAAATCTCTGAGAAAGAAATGCGTTTACCAGAAACAGAGAGCATTTCTCAGGGGTGAAAAACAGGTCACAGGTAAAGAGAAAGGGGCTTCtcattttcaagaaaatgaaCGATGGACTCCCGGTGGCTGCAGCGATCAGGGAAGGAACTTGTGATAGAGCCCAGTGGTGACCTTGGAGGCCACAGAAATGGCCAGTATCCAGCCAAGAGCAATAATGACCAAGCAAATCTTATTGCTGGAGCACACTCAGACAAAGCTGGTTCCCCACCGTGGCATCTTGCTGCACTCAGGAGGCATCGAGTTTCACTACCGTTGTGCCACAAGACCTGCATCCCACCAAGCACCACCGAAATAGCCCTATGATTCAGAgagtccagcagcagcagcactaaaAGCTTTGTGAATGATACCCTATGCGGAGCACATGCATCTGAGGAAGCCCTCCAAGCCTCCCCTCACCCTCTGTGGATGGAAGCAATGACTCACCATGAAGCAGAAGGCACTGTTTGTTCGGATTCCACTCCTGGATGCTCATTAGTGCGAAGTGGTTATAATGAACTAAGTTGCCTTATGCATTGAAGCTCTCTGAAATCATAGTCCTTTCCTTCTGCATGCTGTACCTCCTCTGTGCTTCTCTGTCAATGTCACTAAATTCAACATTATCATTTCAGCCTCATTTCCCGTGgaagcaaggcctctgcttggCCTCCTCGGGCATCTCCTCTGTCACTTGGGCTAGTCCTTGTCCCAGTGACTTTTTAACTTGTTAGCTTATTTGAGTTAAATCTGGCAGAAGGATAGAGGTCGCAAAAGTAATTAAGATCCTTAATTAAGTAATTAAGTTTCATGAAATAATTCGAGATAGAAGAAAGTGGGGCTGTATGCCTACCAGTTCAACTCAGGAACTTGTTGGTTTCCGCTAGGAGACATCAGATCTGTTATGGTGTAGCCAGATTACattcaggaggactacaaagggaaagcagaggaacTTGCGTAGGTGTACATTGAAAGTCTTAATACTGTTCAGTTagaaaaaattaatctttcaagagagagaaatccataGGAAACTCCATTTGATGAGATCTGTTGCTCAGGGCACTTCCTTTCCCCCTTTGCTCTCTTGCGTACCTCTGGAAAACATCCAGTTTCGCTCCAAcagttctgtattttcagtgggAGTGCAAAGAATGCCGGATAAAATCTTAACTTCTCGTAATGTAAGTGAGCATTAGAGAAAAACCCAGTGAAAGGCAAACACTGAGTTTTTACGTCTTCCCTTACACCGCAGAtacatttcttttagaaaactaTACGGTAAATATATTTGACTGTAAGCGGTGGATCCTAGCGCGATTTTGCTGCAAGTTAGCAAGACTTGCGGTGCCTCCCATGCGCGCTAATCCTGGGAGCGTGCAGCGAGGGGCCGGACGCGTGTGCTGGCGTGGAGCAGGGATCCCCAGCAAGCCCTGCTGTCGGACCAGGAGGCAGATTCCCCCCCCTAAGGGAAGCTGCGGCTCCACCCTCCCTGGCAGGGTCCCTTCTGCCGGCTTAAGCAGCCTCTTCCACCGGTCGGGTCCCAAAATCCCTCTGGGGCTCCAAGCTATCAGTCACCTTCTTAACGGCTTGGGCAGGGCTGAGGACGAGCGGGGTGCTGGCCGCCGCTCCCGAAGGAGTGCGGCCGCGCCTGCTGGCCTTTGCCCGCCGCGGAGACGGGAGCGCGCCGTGCCCGTTGCGTCACCCTCGCCGGGCGCCCCGGCCTCCGTGCCAGGACATTCCTCCGGCTGAGTCACGGTCCGCgctgctgccccgctcccgccgGGCTCGGCAGCCCCAGCGTGGcccccagggtgctgccagcccgcccgctgccgcccccGGCGGagggggctgcccgcccgccccaccgccttccccagccaccaccCGGGGCTCCAGGGGTCCTCCCCGCCCACCCTCTCGCTGCAGCAAGGAGacgcagctggaggaggaggagggctaaGACTCCCTCGAGGTGCGATGCCGGCCTGAGCGCTGCGATACTTGGGTTGGTTCAGGCAGCCCCTTTCCCTGCCAAGTGGAGCTGCTTTTCTGACTGTGCAGCGACGTGGCTGAAGAAAagcccccccctctttttttctcccttggaaAGCTCTTCGGCCATCCGCGTTCCCCGGCCGAGGTCACCTTACGGCCCCACGCCAGGCGAGCAGGCAGAGGAGGCGGGAGGGAGCGGCGTAAGCCGGACACGGCCGGCCGGCGCGGATGCTCGAGGGGCAGCAGCCACGTGGCCTTTTGGGGCAGGGTGGAATTCCCCCCCTCTCCCGCCGCGACTCTCAGCGCCATGCTGGTAAGTCACACGTGCCGGTGAATCATAACGCCGGGCAGCCGCTGGCCTGTCATTGGTCAATGGACAATGAAAGAgagatttaattaaaatgttatgtCTTGTAATGACGTCGTTTTAGGGATGGTAtttaaacataacaaaaaaggaaataaaaattcctcCTATGAGAGAAATGTGGAAACTAATGGCAGAAAAATGGCTACACGCAACAAAAAACTCCCCTGAGGTCTAAAATACAGGGAAACTTTGCTCAGCTGTATTAATAAAGACGGaagataaaaattacttttaagtaATTAGCACATATTCGACATCCACAAAGGTTTGCACATTTATAGCACTAGAAAAAGTAACTACTATTTACCCTGCTAGCCTTCATAAATTCCTGTAAACCctgcaaaatgcattttccccATGAGCAGTTTCTTCCCAAGTCTCTCTTCTTGCTGCCTCGTGTTCACAGCTGAGATAAACTTACAGCATAACCTCAGGTAAGGAAGGATTTACAAGATCAGCCACTGACTATTATCAATTATTCagtttattcacttttttttcagacaaCTTTCACTTCCATGGTAAAgacggtctttttttttttttttgcttctaccTGTAGCATTTTTATTCCAAGGTCTCAAggctttttattaaaactgttaATGAAGTATCCCTGTCTGATGAGTATTATTTATCGTGTTCGATGGGTTGCCTGGGGTCACCCAGGAAGACTGTGGTGAGCCCAGGCACAGAGCATGGAGGCTTGGATCCCCGTCCCTGCTTTAAACCCTAGACCATCCTTCCTCCTAAGGAAGGAAATGTAGGtcagtgtagtgggttgaccctggctggatgccaggtgcccaccaaagccgctctatcactcccccttctcagctggacagggg
It includes:
- the CFL2 gene encoding cofilin-2 isoform X2; translated protein: MKVRKSSTPEEIKKRKKAVLFCLSDDKKQIIVEESKQILVGDIGDTVEDPYTAFVKLLPLNDCRYALYDATYETKESKKEDLVFIFWAPESAPLKSKMIYASSKDAIKKKFTGIKHEWQVNGLDDIKDRSTLGEKLGGNVVVSLEGKPL
- the CFL2 gene encoding cofilin-2 isoform X1, with protein sequence MASGVTVNDEVIKVFNDMKVRKSSTPEEIKKRKKAVLFCLSDDKKQIIVEESKQILVGDIGDTVEDPYTAFVKLLPLNDCRYALYDATYETKESKKEDLVFIFWAPESAPLKSKMIYASSKDAIKKKFTGIKHEWQVNGLDDIKDRSTLGEKLGGNVVVSLEGKPL